In the Sebastes fasciatus isolate fSebFas1 chromosome 20, fSebFas1.pri, whole genome shotgun sequence genome, one interval contains:
- the stx4 gene encoding syntaxin-4 produces MRDRTKELGNNAEASDEDEEVKALMIKPGTSSVKEEKENEAFFKKVQEIHEGLQSLKRMVSNLENKQKTVLGVALPEESMKKELQTHREEIKTVATQIQRKLKSIEPKKGEEDGKYVPINARMQRTQHGVLSKEFVELMGHCNTIQSQYRDRNVERIQRQLKITGTNVTDEELDAMLESGQTDVFTQNILIDAQATKQALNEIESRHDEILKLERSIRDLHDMFQYLAMEVEAQGEVVNRIETNIKQSSNYVEKAKENTQKAVTYQQKARKKKIWIAICLGIVLLILVISLVTAFGT; encoded by the exons atgCGGGACCGAACTAAAGAACTAGGAAAC AATGCAGAGGCTTCAGATGAGGACGAGGAGGTCAAAGCTCTGATGATCAAACCTGGAACCTCTTCAGtcaaagaggagaaggagaatgaAGCCTTCTTTAAAAAG GTGCAAGAAATCCACGAGGGGCTGCAGAGTCTCAAGAGGATGGTGTCTAACCTCGAGAACAAACAGAAAACTGTGCTGGGGGTGGCGCTGCCGGAGGAGA GTATGAAGAAAGAGCTCCAGACTCATCGAGAGGAGATCAAAACAGTGGCGACTCAGATCCAGAGAAAACTCAAGA GTATTGAACCGAAGAAAGGAGAAGAGGATGGAAAATATGTACCCATAAACGCTCGGATGCAACGGACCCAG CACGGCGTCTTGTCGAAGGAGTTTGTGGAGTTGATGGGACACTGTAACACCATCCAGTCCCAGTACAGAGACCGTAACGTGGAGAGAATACAGAGACAACTCAAAATCA CTGGGACCAACGTGACAGACGAAGAGCTGGATGCGATGCTCGAGAGCGGCCAGACGGATGTTTTCACACAAAAT ATCCTGATCGATGCTCAAGCTACAAAACAGGCTCTGAACGAGATCGAGTCCCGACACGACGAAATCCTGAAGCTGGAGAGGAGCATCAGAGACCTGCACGACATGTTCCAGTACCTCGCCATGGAGGTGGAGGCTCAG GGGGAGGTGGTCAACCGGATTGAAACCAACATCAAACAGTCGTCTAACTACGTGGAGAAAGCaaaggaaaacacacagaaagcGGTCACGTATCAGCAGAAAGCACGCAAG AAAAAGATCTGGATAGCGATCTGTTTGGGCATCGTCCTCCTCATCTTAGTCATCTCGTTGGTCACCGCCTTCGGCACCTAA